CTCTCTGGCTTCTTTAATACCAGAAATAATATACCCTACGTCACCAGTTTTAATGACGTCTTTCGGAGCCTGTTTCAGTTTTAAAGTACCAACTTCTTCAGCGATATATTCTTTACCGGTAGCTACGAACTTCACTTTATCGCCTTTACGGATTTCACCGTTAAGTACTTTGAAATAGGCAATAATCCCACGGAAAGAGTTAAATACAGAGTCGAAAATTAAAGCCTGTAACTCGCTTTGAGGATTTCCTACTGGTGCAGGTACACGCTCAACAATAGCCCGCAGGATATCATGAACACCCTGTCCGGTTTTTCCAGAGGCAGGAATGATTTCTTCTCTCTTACAACCAATCAGTTCAATGATCTGATCTTTGACTTCTTCAGGCATAGCACCAGGTAAGTCCATTTTATTTAAAATAGGGATGATCTCAAGATCATGCTCGAGTGCTAAATAAAGATTGGAGATAGTTTGTGCCTGTATACCTTGTGAAGCATCTACAATCAGCAGCGCACCCTCGCAGGCAGCAATTGAGCGGGAAACTTCATAAGAAAAATCTACGTGTCCGGGAGTGTCAATTAAGTTTAATATATAAGGCTGTCCATCCTGGATATAATCCATCTGGATAGCATGACTTTTAATGGTAATACCACGTTCACGTTCCAAATCCATGTCATCCAGTAACTGAGCCTGTGACTCTCTCTGGGTGATTGTATTGGTGTATTCAAGTAAACGGTCGGCCAGGGTACTTTTACCATGGTCAATGTGTGCAATTATGCAAAAATTACGTATGTGCTTCATCAGTGCCGCAAATATAGAACATTAGCTTGATTATTCCGCACTGTTTGCCAGTTCAAGTAATTTTTTGACCAGTTCTGCATCTGTAAGTGCAGAACTATATTCATCTGCTTCATTCCCCATGTTTAATTCCTTATTTCTGAACAGCATTTTACTGCTGTGATTTTTCCTGGCGGATGCATGGAATACTTTTGCACCAGTCTGGCTGATCAGCTGGCCGATATTAGCAGTATTGACGCCGGCACCGGGCATGATAGCAATACGTTCGTCTGCCTGAATAATCAGTGCTGCAAGTCTGGCTGCGCCATCTGCCGCACTGGTTTTACCTCCGGAAGTCAGGACACGTACTATACCGAGCGAAATAAGGTCTTCGAGCGCTTCTTCCATATCTGCTACCATGTCAAAAGCCCGGTGGAAAGCAACCTGCATAGGCTTTGCCAGTGCTATGAGTTCGGCGCAGCGTTTTTTGTCTACCTGACCATCTGCGGTCAGTATACCTGTTACAATCCCGTCACAACCTAGTTCTTTACAGATTTTTATATCTTCCTTCATCAGCTCAAATTCCAGATCTGTATAAAGGAAATCTCCACCTCTGGGTCTGATAATAGGAAAGACTTCAATATGGAGCAGTTGTCTGGCCAGTTTAATTTCTGCATAACTCGGGGTAGTTCCTCCCTCTGTCAGACTTGCACACAATTCTACCCGTTTTGCACCTCCCTGCTGAGCTTCCAGTGCGGAACTTACAGAGTTGGCGCAAACTTCCATTTCAATCATAGCTGTAAATTTTAGTAATAACTTTTTCCGGGGATTAAAAGATCTTTGTTTTCATCTGTACAAACAGCATAACTGAATCCTTTCTGGATAGCATAAGCACCGTATTGTCCTTTTTTATTCAGCGCTAAAAATCCTACCTGAATTTCTTTAGCCTTTGCAGGTTTCTTTTTAATGATTCGCATTACAGCTTCTTTACAGGCTTCTTCTGGCGGATAACCCTGACGCATCAGTTCTACAACCAGAAAACTGCCTACATTACGGATTACTTCTTCTCCGACACCTGTTGAAGTAGCTCCTCCGATTTCGTTATCTACGTATAAGCCGGCGCCGATAATAGGACTGTCACCCACACGGCCATGTAGTTTAAAGGCCATGCCGCTTGTGGTACAGGCACCTGATAAATTTCCACTGGCATCAAGTGCCAGCATACCTATAGTATCATGATTATATTGATTACCAGGTAATCTGGTTGGAGCGGCTTTATCATATAGTTTATTCTCGATATTCATAATCGGCTCATATTTTGCTGTTTTAAGCCATTCTTTCCATGCTTTTTCACTTTCTGGTGTGAGCAGATTGATTTTCTTAAAACCATTTTCTAAAGCAAACTGTAATGCTCCGTCACCAGCAAGCATCACATGTGGTGTTTTTTCCATCACCAGTCTGGCTACAGAAATAGGGTGCATAATGTGTTCAAGAGCTGCAACTGAACCGCAATTGCCCAAATCATCCATAATACAGGCATCGAGGGTAACTTTTCCATCTCTGTCAGGTAATCCGCCATAACCTACACTTTGATTTTTCGGGTCTGCTTCGGGTACCTGAACACCCTTTTCAACAGCGTCAAGTGAGCGGCCGCCGGTTGATAATACTCCCCAGGCTGCATGATTAGCTGCAATACCAAAATCCCAGGTGGAAATAACTATCGGTTTTCCTGGGGTCTTTGTACTGGAAGAGGGCAGGATATTAGCCATTCCGCTTTTGTCAATCGCCAGCAGAGAGGCAGATAAGGCGGAGCATTTAATGAATTTTCTACGATCAAACATAAAAACGGTTTAGGTTATTGAGCTACAAGATTACATTAAATAAGTTATTAGTAAAAGGTCTTTAAACAGAAAAATCCGGCCCAGGCCGGATTTAAATATAGTTTTTTAATTAATTTATGAGCTTAAACTGATCAGCGTCTTTCAAAAACGGGAAGCCGCGGCGTATTTTTACCAGTTCTTCGTAATTTACGCTGAAAGTGTAAAGGTCCTCGTCTTCGGGTTTGTAGTAAACAGTATTACCAAAAGCATCTATACACATAGAGTGACCGCTATGATAAACTTCGTTACCATCATGACCAACACGGTTAACGGCAACAACATAGCTCTGGTTCTCTATTGCTCTTGCAGGGATCAGTGCTTTCCAGTGAGGTATACGTTTATCCGGCCAGCTGGCGATCACCAGTAAAAGATCATAAGCTTCGTCATTATTTCTTAACCAGACAGGGAATCTGAGATCATAACAAATGGCCAGTCTGATTTTCCAGCCTTTCAGTTCAACAACTATTTTGTCATTGCCTGAAGTATAATTCTGATCTTCTTCACCCATGCCGAAAAGATGTCTTTTATCGTAGTGCTGATATTCGCCGGTTGGCAGCATCCAGATCATCCGGTTATAATAATTGCCGCTTTCTCTGAT
This portion of the Pedobacter lusitanus genome encodes:
- a CDS encoding copper homeostasis protein CutC encodes the protein MIEMEVCANSVSSALEAQQGGAKRVELCASLTEGGTTPSYAEIKLARQLLHIEVFPIIRPRGGDFLYTDLEFELMKEDIKICKELGCDGIVTGILTADGQVDKKRCAELIALAKPMQVAFHRAFDMVADMEEALEDLISLGIVRVLTSGGKTSAADGAARLAALIIQADERIAIMPGAGVNTANIGQLISQTGAKVFHASARKNHSSKMLFRNKELNMGNEADEYSSALTDAELVKKLLELANSAE
- a CDS encoding N(4)-(beta-N-acetylglucosaminyl)-L-asparaginase codes for the protein MFDRRKFIKCSALSASLLAIDKSGMANILPSSSTKTPGKPIVISTWDFGIAANHAAWGVLSTGGRSLDAVEKGVQVPEADPKNQSVGYGGLPDRDGKVTLDACIMDDLGNCGSVAALEHIMHPISVARLVMEKTPHVMLAGDGALQFALENGFKKINLLTPESEKAWKEWLKTAKYEPIMNIENKLYDKAAPTRLPGNQYNHDTIGMLALDASGNLSGACTTSGMAFKLHGRVGDSPIIGAGLYVDNEIGGATSTGVGEEVIRNVGSFLVVELMRQGYPPEEACKEAVMRIIKKKPAKAKEIQVGFLALNKKGQYGAYAIQKGFSYAVCTDENKDLLIPGKSYY
- a CDS encoding nitrilase family protein, encoding MENPNNLNINNLKITIFQAYLFWENIDKNLQNISLRLSSGVKEKTDLIVLPEMFNTGFSMHAAELAEEMGGKTMTWMAEAAARYECVITGSLIIRESGNYYNRMIWMLPTGEYQHYDKRHLFGMGEEDQNYTSGNDKIVVELKGWKIRLAICYDLRFPVWLRNNDEAYDLLLVIASWPDKRIPHWKALIPARAIENQSYVVAVNRVGHDGNEVYHSGHSMCIDAFGNTVYYKPEDEDLYTFSVNYEELVKIRRGFPFLKDADQFKLIN